A single Clostridium sp. AN503 DNA region contains:
- a CDS encoding EAL domain-containing protein — MARKRKILIVEDQEINRIILCNILEQDYDLLQAVNGLEGLNLLRSCKEDISLILLDLTMPVMDGYEFLDHVKKDPIMSAVPVIITTSKDSDEDEIRCLANGASDFVTKPYNPEVVRHRIASIIHLRESSAMLNMLEYDQLTGLYSREFFYQRVMRILEQDPDKEYDIICSDIENFKLVNERSGEGMGDELLRYVADLIRKHLGSNDICARIRGDVFAFLVEHRENNFEEIVQQQIENGYPDCPVPNLIIKYGIYENVNRHLPVSVMCDRALLALRRIKNQYGKYLARYDDSLRLAILREQQILDSMEQALLEHQFEVYFQPKHEIFTGDVTGGEALVRWNHPQFGFMSPGEFIPLFERNSFISKLDSYVWDKTCSNLRTWLDKGLPVVPISVNLSRANFDIPDLADRICRIADSHNIDHNLLHLEITESAYTDNPQQIIDIIHQLREMGFKIEMDDFGSGYSSLNMLSELPIDVLKMDMHFIQQKATDQNRSILNFIVSLSKWLNLVTIAEGVETREQMEYLKSIGCCYVQGYYYAKPMPAVDFEEYLCKKDHTPVNMAELA, encoded by the coding sequence ATGGCACGTAAAAGAAAAATCCTGATCGTAGAAGATCAGGAGATCAACCGAATCATCCTCTGCAATATCCTGGAACAGGATTACGATCTGCTGCAGGCCGTCAACGGGCTTGAGGGCCTGAATCTGCTGCGCTCCTGTAAGGAAGATATTTCACTGATCCTCCTTGATCTGACCATGCCTGTTATGGATGGCTATGAATTTCTGGACCATGTAAAAAAGGATCCTATCATGTCTGCGGTCCCCGTGATCATCACCACTTCAAAAGACAGTGATGAGGACGAGATCCGCTGCCTTGCAAACGGCGCATCTGATTTTGTGACAAAGCCCTACAACCCGGAAGTAGTCCGGCACAGGATCGCCAGCATCATCCACTTGAGGGAATCCTCTGCCATGCTGAACATGCTGGAATATGACCAGCTGACCGGTCTTTACAGCAGAGAATTTTTCTATCAGCGCGTAATGCGTATCCTGGAACAGGATCCAGACAAAGAATACGATATCATATGCAGCGACATTGAGAATTTCAAGCTGGTCAACGAACGTTCAGGCGAAGGGATGGGAGACGAACTGCTCCGCTATGTGGCGGATCTGATCCGGAAGCATCTGGGCAGCAACGATATCTGCGCACGCATCCGCGGTGATGTTTTCGCATTCCTGGTAGAGCACAGGGAGAACAATTTTGAAGAGATCGTCCAGCAGCAGATAGAAAACGGTTATCCTGACTGCCCCGTTCCCAACCTGATCATCAAATATGGGATTTACGAGAATGTGAACCGCCATCTTCCGGTTTCCGTGATGTGCGACCGGGCGCTTTTGGCACTCCGCCGGATCAAGAACCAGTACGGCAAATACCTTGCCCGGTATGATGATTCCCTGCGGCTCGCCATCCTGCGCGAACAACAGATCCTGGACAGCATGGAACAGGCTCTGCTGGAACATCAGTTTGAAGTGTATTTTCAGCCCAAGCATGAGATATTTACCGGAGACGTCACCGGCGGAGAGGCCCTGGTACGGTGGAACCATCCACAGTTTGGCTTTATGTCACCAGGTGAGTTCATTCCTCTGTTTGAGCGGAACAGCTTTATCAGCAAGCTGGATTCCTATGTGTGGGACAAGACCTGCAGTAACCTGCGTACATGGCTGGACAAGGGGCTTCCTGTAGTTCCCATATCCGTTAACCTTTCGCGGGCGAATTTTGATATTCCGGACCTGGCAGACCGGATCTGCCGCATTGCAGACAGTCATAACATCGACCATAACCTGCTTCATCTGGAGATCACCGAATCTGCCTACACAGACAATCCGCAGCAGATCATCGATATCATACACCAGCTGCGGGAGATGGGCTTCAAGATCGAGATGGATGACTTTGGTTCCGGATACTCATCCCTGAATATGCTCAGCGAACTTCCTATCGATGTACTGAAGATGGATATGCATTTTATCCAGCAAAAAGCCACCGACCAAAACCGGAGCATCTTGAATTTTATCGTCAGCCTGTCCAAATGGCTGAATCTGGTCACCATCGCAGAAGGAGTTGAAACTCGTGAGCAGATGGAATATTTAAAGAGCATCGGCTGCTGTTACGTACAGGGCTATTATTACGCAAAGCCAATGCCCGCCGTTGATTTTGAGGAATACCTCTGCAAAAAAGACCATACACCCGTAAATATGGCAGAACTTGCATAA
- the nrdD gene encoding anaerobic ribonucleoside-triphosphate reductase translates to MEVKTNVIKRNGKEVSFDVSKIVNAIRKANLSVERIHQMNEDQINAVAETIAKMVDEATHAVNVEDIQDMVETGIMEMRGYEVAQKYVRYRYKRELTRKSNTTDNGILSLLEHINEEVKQENSNKNPVINSTQRDYMAGEVSKDLSRRVLLPEEIVQAHEAGIIHFHDTDYYAQKEHNCDLINLEDMLQNGTVISETMIEKPHSFFTACNVTTQIVAQVASNQYGGQSFTLSHLAPFVDISRQKIRKSVIAEREECGESLDEAIVSKVVERRLKEEIRSGIQTIQYQLITLMTCNGQAPFVTVFMYLDEVPKGRTREDLALIIEEVMLQRMQGVKNEKGVWITPAFPKLIYVLDEDNITEDAPYWYLTELAAKCTAKRMVPDYISAKIMKELKRGNVYTCMGCRSFLTVEDSQRNPDGSHKFYGRFNQGVVTINLVDVACSSDGNMERFWDILDERLELCHRGLRCRHERLLGTISDVAPILWQNGALARLKKGETIDKLLFNGYSTISLGYAGLHEMCMRMTGKSHTDPEGKEFALKVMQRLNDKCAEWKAAENISYSVYGTPMESTTYKFAKCLQKRFGIIEGVTDKNYITNSYHVHVSEEIDAFEKLKFESEFQKLSPGGAISYVEVPNMQNNIPAVLSVMQFIYNNIMYAELNTKSDFCECCGYDGEIRIVEDESGKLVWECPNCGNRDQDRMSVARRTCGYIGTQFWNQGRTQEIRDRVLHL, encoded by the coding sequence ATGGAAGTAAAAACAAATGTTATCAAAAGAAATGGGAAAGAAGTATCCTTTGATGTATCCAAAATCGTAAACGCAATCAGGAAGGCGAATCTGAGCGTGGAGCGGATTCACCAGATGAATGAGGATCAGATAAATGCAGTGGCAGAGACGATCGCAAAAATGGTAGACGAAGCGACGCATGCAGTCAACGTGGAAGATATCCAGGATATGGTAGAGACGGGTATCATGGAGATGCGCGGTTATGAGGTGGCACAGAAGTATGTGCGTTACCGCTATAAAAGGGAATTGACCCGTAAATCCAACACTACGGATAACGGCATCCTTTCTCTGCTGGAGCATATCAATGAAGAGGTAAAGCAGGAGAATTCCAACAAGAACCCGGTGATCAATTCCACTCAGCGTGACTATATGGCAGGTGAGGTCAGCAAGGACTTAAGCCGGCGTGTGCTGCTGCCGGAGGAGATCGTCCAGGCCCACGAGGCGGGGATCATCCATTTCCATGATACGGACTATTATGCGCAGAAGGAGCACAACTGCGACCTGATCAACCTGGAGGACATGCTGCAGAACGGTACGGTCATCAGCGAGACCATGATCGAGAAGCCGCACAGCTTTTTTACCGCCTGCAATGTGACCACTCAGATTGTTGCGCAGGTAGCCAGCAACCAATATGGCGGTCAGTCCTTTACTCTTTCCCATTTGGCGCCGTTTGTGGATATCAGCAGGCAGAAGATCCGTAAGAGCGTGATCGCAGAGCGTGAGGAGTGTGGTGAGAGCCTGGATGAGGCGATTGTCAGCAAGGTGGTGGAGCGCCGCCTGAAAGAGGAGATCAGGAGCGGCATCCAGACCATACAGTACCAGCTCATCACTCTGATGACCTGTAATGGCCAGGCGCCGTTCGTTACGGTGTTTATGTATCTGGATGAAGTCCCCAAGGGACGTACCAGGGAGGATCTGGCCCTGATCATCGAGGAAGTGATGCTCCAGAGGATGCAGGGAGTGAAGAATGAGAAGGGCGTATGGATCACTCCTGCATTTCCCAAGCTGATCTATGTGCTGGATGAGGACAATATCACCGAGGACGCCCCGTACTGGTATCTGACAGAGCTGGCGGCAAAATGTACGGCAAAGCGCATGGTGCCCGATTATATTTCTGCAAAGATCATGAAGGAACTGAAGCGCGGAAATGTATATACCTGCATGGGCTGCCGTTCCTTCCTGACTGTGGAGGATTCCCAGCGGAATCCGGACGGAAGCCACAAGTTTTACGGCCGGTTCAACCAGGGAGTGGTGACCATCAACCTGGTGGATGTGGCCTGTTCCTCCGACGGGAATATGGAACGGTTCTGGGATATTCTGGATGAGCGTCTGGAGCTGTGCCACCGGGGACTCCGCTGCAGGCACGAGCGTCTGTTGGGTACGATATCGGATGTGGCGCCGATCCTCTGGCAGAATGGGGCGCTGGCGAGACTGAAAAAAGGAGAGACCATCGATAAGCTTTTGTTTAACGGTTATTCAACGATCTCTCTGGGCTATGCCGGCCTTCATGAGATGTGCATGCGGATGACCGGGAAATCCCACACCGATCCGGAAGGAAAAGAGTTTGCGTTAAAGGTGATGCAGCGGCTTAACGATAAGTGTGCTGAGTGGAAGGCTGCCGAGAATATCAGCTATTCTGTGTACGGTACGCCGATGGAATCCACCACATATAAGTTCGCTAAATGCCTTCAGAAGCGTTTTGGCATCATCGAGGGTGTGACAGACAAGAACTATATCACCAACAGCTACCATGTGCATGTATCGGAGGAGATCGATGCATTTGAGAAGCTGAAATTTGAGTCTGAATTCCAGAAGCTCTCCCCGGGCGGAGCCATCAGCTATGTGGAAGTACCGAATATGCAGAACAATATTCCGGCGGTACTGTCAGTGATGCAGTTTATTTACAATAATATCATGTATGCGGAGCTGAATACCAAGAGTGATTTCTGTGAGTGCTGTGGCTATGACGGTGAGATCAGGATCGTAGAAGACGAATCCGGCAAGCTGGTGTGGGAGTGTCCCAACTGCGGCAACCGCGATCAGGACCGGATGTCTGTAGCCCGCAGGACCTGCGGTTATATTGGAACCCAGTTTTGGAACCAGGGAAGGACCCAGGAGATCCGGGACCGGGTGCTCCATCTGTGA
- a CDS encoding D-alanyl-D-alanine carboxypeptidase family protein produces the protein MKQKIKQILCILLACQLFIITAWAKPTWPADTGIQAEAGIVMDAESGAVLFGQGIHETYPPASITKILTALIVLEHSSLDETVTFSETAMMSVESDSGNKLSLVAGDQMSVEDCLYSLLLISVNQAANALAEHVAGSIPEFVDMMNAKLEELGCVESHFDNPSGLNGDTQYVSAYDMALIAQAAYKNETLLKINSTLTHTIAPTTNNPDGVSFRTEHRLLYTDDPSSPFYFPAAVAGKTGYLLKAGNTLVTYAESDGRKIISVILKGQQGQTRQYFLDGKELLDFGFRSFQNLNIADNESRYVTGDETLSLDTGQFKASDLVIEPGRVLTLPKNASFADADLSLEELPAHHPDNAVALLKYTYDERTIGTAYLLAKDGVQVNGTLADVPPEDPSDTANPDSTPSSSDDALKHTGSRSLAPVLIALLVILLVGLAAGGVAWISYSRKKEAEALARRRERRRQRLQQSGDSEEFERLLEEMKKKRGQ, from the coding sequence TTGAAGCAAAAGATAAAACAGATATTGTGCATCCTGCTGGCCTGCCAGCTTTTTATAATCACTGCCTGGGCAAAACCCACCTGGCCTGCGGATACGGGGATCCAGGCCGAGGCAGGTATAGTCATGGATGCGGAATCAGGCGCAGTCCTGTTCGGCCAGGGTATCCATGAGACTTATCCGCCCGCAAGCATCACCAAGATCCTCACCGCTCTGATCGTGCTGGAGCACAGCAGTTTAGATGAGACTGTCACCTTCTCCGAAACTGCCATGATGAGCGTGGAATCCGACAGTGGAAACAAGTTAAGCCTTGTTGCCGGAGACCAGATGTCGGTGGAGGACTGCCTCTATTCCCTGCTCCTCATCTCCGTGAACCAGGCTGCCAATGCCCTTGCCGAACATGTGGCGGGAAGCATCCCTGAATTTGTGGATATGATGAACGCGAAGCTGGAGGAGTTAGGCTGCGTGGAAAGTCATTTTGACAATCCTTCCGGGCTGAACGGCGATACCCAGTATGTGTCCGCCTATGACATGGCGCTGATCGCCCAGGCCGCTTACAAAAATGAGACGCTTTTAAAGATCAATTCCACCCTTACCCATACGATCGCACCTACCACCAACAACCCGGACGGGGTTTCCTTCCGGACGGAGCACCGTCTCCTCTATACGGACGATCCCTCCAGCCCCTTCTATTTCCCGGCGGCTGTGGCAGGAAAGACCGGATATCTGTTAAAAGCGGGAAATACACTGGTGACTTATGCGGAAAGCGATGGCCGGAAGATCATTTCCGTCATCCTGAAAGGACAGCAGGGTCAGACCCGCCAGTATTTCCTGGATGGAAAGGAGCTGCTTGACTTCGGCTTCCGCAGTTTCCAGAACCTGAATATTGCCGACAACGAATCCCGCTATGTGACTGGTGATGAGACACTCAGCCTGGATACCGGACAGTTCAAGGCCTCCGATCTTGTGATCGAGCCCGGCAGGGTGCTTACCCTGCCGAAGAACGCTTCCTTCGCAGATGCCGACTTATCCCTGGAGGAGCTTCCTGCACATCATCCGGACAACGCAGTGGCGCTCCTTAAGTACACTTACGATGAACGGACCATCGGAACAGCATATCTGCTGGCAAAGGATGGAGTTCAGGTGAACGGCACTCTGGCAGATGTCCCTCCAGAGGATCCTTCGGACACGGCAAATCCAGACTCAACGCCCAGTTCATCAGATGATGCGCTGAAACATACAGGGAGCCGGTCCCTCGCCCCAGTGCTTATAGCGCTGCTGGTGATCCTCCTGGTCGGCCTTGCAGCCGGCGGTGTTGCCTGGATCAGTTACAGCCGGAAGAAAGAGGCGGAAGCCCTTGCACGCCGCAGGGAACGCCGTCGTCAGAGACTGCAGCAGTCCGGGGATTCGGAGGAGTTTGAACGATTGCTTGAAGAAATGAAGAAAAAGCGCGGACAGTAA
- a CDS encoding DUF6672 family protein: MKNKRTFLFRAGTILLLLLIAGVMMVIGRGHTVYFDNKAIEYNGQTYETPYRIDVYVDGERVARLRDDERGMATNIGQKMDIMLTITQEKGGSEASYNVTFALPYNMDGVAINLPGYMAGLPEEAYLSEFVPAPDPTEEETESGDELSTDEFTGLGDI, encoded by the coding sequence TTGAAAAACAAACGTACTTTTCTGTTCCGGGCGGGAACCATCCTGCTGCTGCTCCTGATTGCAGGCGTTATGATGGTGATTGGCCGCGGGCATACAGTTTATTTTGACAATAAGGCGATCGAATACAATGGACAGACCTACGAGACTCCCTACCGGATCGATGTATATGTGGATGGGGAGCGGGTTGCAAGGCTTCGCGATGATGAGCGCGGCATGGCGACCAACATTGGTCAGAAGATGGACATTATGCTTACCATCACCCAGGAGAAGGGCGGCAGTGAAGCATCCTACAATGTGACCTTTGCACTGCCCTACAATATGGACGGTGTCGCTATCAATCTGCCGGGATATATGGCGGGTCTGCCGGAAGAGGCGTATCTGTCTGAATTCGTACCTGCACCGGATCCCACAGAGGAGGAAACAGAGTCGGGCGATGAGCTTTCAACCGATGAGTTTACCGGGCTGGGAGATATTTAA
- a CDS encoding ABC transporter permease: MSTKKKKNGGSPLGLIRNNSVPLMFIIICVVCIPLSGFSPAYLLNEIMTRLGRNAFLILSLLIPIMAGMGLNFGMTLGAMAGQIGLIFVADWQIWGIPGMILAMIISIPISILLGVFCGKMLNMAKGREMITSYIIAFFMDGVYQMVVLYMMGPVIPIKHSNIKLPRGYGIRNTVSLLNMRQSLDNLMAVRIGGVKIPVLTLIVIALLCLFIVWFRKTKLGQDMRAVGQDMDVAGDAGIKVERTRIIAIVMSTVCAGIGMVLYLQNMGNISTYASHKQIGMFCIAALLVGGASVDKASIGNVFVGAVLFHLMFIVAPSAGAKITGDSMIGEYFRVFISYGVITLALVMYETKKRRAKGKAGEDLRTAQSEEAEN, translated from the coding sequence ATGAGTACAAAAAAGAAAAAGAATGGCGGCAGTCCCCTTGGATTGATCAGGAACAACTCTGTGCCGTTGATGTTTATTATTATCTGCGTGGTATGTATTCCGTTATCCGGTTTTTCGCCGGCATATCTGCTCAACGAGATCATGACCAGACTGGGAAGAAATGCCTTCCTGATCTTAAGCCTGTTGATCCCGATCATGGCCGGCATGGGCCTGAACTTTGGTATGACGCTGGGGGCCATGGCAGGACAGATCGGTCTGATCTTCGTAGCTGACTGGCAGATCTGGGGTATACCGGGAATGATCCTTGCGATGATCATCTCGATCCCGATCTCCATCCTGCTGGGTGTATTCTGCGGAAAGATGCTGAACATGGCAAAAGGCCGGGAGATGATCACCAGTTATATCATCGCCTTTTTCATGGACGGTGTTTATCAGATGGTTGTGCTGTATATGATGGGGCCGGTGATCCCGATCAAGCACTCCAATATCAAGCTTCCCCGTGGATACGGCATTCGTAACACGGTAAGCCTCTTAAATATGAGACAGTCTCTGGATAATCTGATGGCTGTCCGTATCGGCGGCGTTAAGATACCGGTGCTGACGCTGATCGTGATCGCTCTCTTGTGCCTGTTTATCGTATGGTTCCGCAAGACCAAGCTGGGCCAGGATATGCGAGCAGTAGGCCAGGATATGGATGTGGCAGGCGATGCCGGTATCAAGGTAGAGCGGACCAGGATCATTGCGATCGTTATGTCAACGGTCTGTGCCGGGATCGGTATGGTGCTCTATCTCCAGAATATGGGTAATATCTCCACCTACGCTTCCCATAAGCAGATCGGTATGTTCTGTATCGCTGCTCTGCTGGTAGGCGGTGCGTCGGTTGACAAGGCCTCCATCGGCAATGTGTTTGTGGGAGCTGTCCTGTTCCATCTGATGTTCATCGTGGCGCCGTCCGCGGGAGCGAAGATCACAGGAGATTCCATGATCGGTGAGTATTTCCGCGTGTTCATCTCTTACGGCGTTATCACCCTTGCCCTCGTCATGTATGAGACGAAGAAACGGCGGGCAAAGGGCAAGGCCGGAGAGGACTTAAGGACTGCGCAGAGTGAGGAGGCAGAAAATTGA
- a CDS encoding ABC transporter permease: MGKIDYKVKIKEFIADFGLPRLIIAGFLLAMFILAPIVGADLPTQISNVINRFSWNAVLVLAMVPMVHSGCGLNFGLPLGIISGLLGATLSIQFGFSGPMSFFMAILISTPFAIFFGGGYGWLLNKIKGGEMMIATYVGFSSVSFMCMMWLLLPYNSPTMVWGLAGKGLRTTISLEGFYDKALASFLQINIGNLSIPVGSLLFFAFLAFLMWAFLHTKTGTAMTAVGSNPDFARASGINIDRTRIISVVMSTWLAAVGILIYEQGFGFIQLYMAPFYMALPAVSAILIGGASVNKASITNVIIGTFLFQGMVTMTPTVMNSMIHMDMSEVIRIIVSNGMILYALTRKTEGAK, translated from the coding sequence ATGGGAAAAATAGATTACAAAGTGAAAATTAAGGAATTCATTGCTGACTTTGGCCTGCCGAGACTGATCATCGCCGGTTTCCTTCTGGCAATGTTTATCCTGGCGCCGATCGTCGGGGCGGATCTCCCTACACAGATCAGCAATGTTATTAACCGTTTCAGCTGGAATGCGGTTCTGGTACTGGCTATGGTACCGATGGTACACTCCGGCTGCGGACTGAATTTCGGACTTCCGCTCGGTATTATCTCAGGCCTTCTGGGTGCGACCTTATCCATCCAGTTTGGTTTCAGCGGTCCGATGAGCTTTTTTATGGCGATTCTGATCTCCACACCGTTTGCCATCTTTTTCGGAGGCGGTTACGGCTGGCTGCTCAACAAGATCAAGGGCGGAGAGATGATGATCGCTACTTATGTGGGATTCTCGTCGGTTTCCTTTATGTGTATGATGTGGCTTCTGCTGCCGTACAACAGTCCTACCATGGTCTGGGGCCTGGCAGGCAAGGGACTTCGTACCACGATCTCACTGGAAGGCTTTTATGACAAGGCGCTGGCGAGCTTTTTACAGATCAATATCGGGAATCTTTCGATTCCGGTGGGAAGCCTTTTGTTCTTTGCCTTCCTTGCCTTTTTGATGTGGGCATTCCTGCACACAAAGACTGGAACGGCTATGACGGCAGTAGGGTCCAATCCGGACTTTGCCCGGGCATCCGGCATCAATATCGACCGGACCAGGATCATTTCCGTTGTGATGTCCACCTGGCTTGCCGCAGTCGGTATCCTGATCTATGAACAGGGCTTTGGCTTTATCCAGCTTTACATGGCGCCGTTTTATATGGCGCTTCCGGCGGTGTCAGCGATCCTGATCGGCGGCGCTTCCGTCAATAAGGCGTCCATTACCAACGTGATCATCGGTACCTTCCTGTTCCAGGGCATGGTGACCATGACTCCGACGGTAATGAATTCCATGATTCATATGGACATGAGCGAGGTTATCCGTATCATCGTATCGAATGGTATGATCCTCTATGCTTTGACCAGGAAGACGGAGGGAGCAAAATGA
- a CDS encoding sugar ABC transporter ATP-binding protein: protein MTNNNTPLLEMRNIKKDFFGNQVLTDINFTLEAGEVLGLVGENGAGKSTLMKLLFGMDVIRETGGYGGDVLINGEKVNFQTPFDALEAGIGMVHQEFSLIPGFTATENILLNREPMKKNVISEIFGDRLNTLDYKAMAERSEKAIDKMGVKIDADMVISDMPVGHKQFTEIARELSKDQLKLLILDEPTAVLTEKEAEALLDSIRGMAAKGIAVIFITHRLHEILTVCDKVVIMRDGYVVKDVPAKETDVPDITRWMVGRSIQSAERADVKIDPEARTIMSIKNLWVDMPGETVRNVNLDIKEGEILGIGGLAGQGKLGIPNGVMGLYSAGGVVEFDGKEIPLNNPRKCLDASLAFVSEDRRGVGLLLDETLEWNVAFTAMQIQGKFLKQYLGGLVSWRDEKAIREITQKYIDELMIKCTSSQQKARELSGGNQQKICLAKAFALEPKFLFVSEPTRGIDVGAKSLVLDSLKKFNRESGVTVVMISSELEELRTTCDRIAIVSGGKIAGILPATESSEEFGLLMVSQVK from the coding sequence ATGACGAATAATAACACTCCTTTGTTGGAGATGCGGAATATCAAAAAAGATTTCTTCGGCAACCAGGTCCTGACGGACATCAATTTCACACTGGAAGCCGGTGAAGTACTGGGTCTGGTCGGAGAGAACGGCGCAGGCAAGAGTACTCTTATGAAGCTCCTTTTCGGTATGGACGTGATCAGGGAAACCGGCGGTTATGGCGGAGATGTACTGATCAATGGGGAAAAAGTCAATTTCCAGACACCGTTCGATGCGCTGGAAGCGGGAATCGGCATGGTGCATCAGGAGTTTTCCCTGATCCCGGGGTTTACCGCTACGGAAAATATCCTGCTCAACCGGGAGCCGATGAAAAAGAATGTAATCTCTGAGATCTTCGGGGACAGGTTAAATACACTGGATTATAAAGCAATGGCTGAGCGGTCTGAGAAGGCCATAGACAAGATGGGCGTTAAGATTGACGCGGATATGGTCATCAGTGATATGCCGGTCGGGCATAAGCAGTTTACTGAGATTGCGCGCGAGCTGAGCAAGGATCAGCTGAAACTGCTGATTCTTGATGAGCCCACGGCAGTTCTGACAGAGAAAGAAGCAGAGGCTCTGCTGGATTCCATCCGCGGCATGGCAGCCAAAGGCATTGCCGTGATTTTCATCACTCATCGTCTGCATGAGATACTGACTGTCTGTGACAAGGTTGTCATCATGCGTGATGGATATGTGGTAAAGGACGTTCCTGCAAAGGAGACGGATGTGCCGGATATCACAAGATGGATGGTAGGACGGAGCATCCAGTCTGCCGAAAGAGCAGATGTGAAGATCGACCCGGAAGCCAGGACCATCATGTCCATCAAGAATCTCTGGGTAGACATGCCTGGTGAGACGGTACGCAATGTCAATCTGGATATCAAAGAGGGCGAGATCCTTGGGATCGGCGGCCTGGCCGGACAGGGGAAGCTTGGTATCCCCAACGGTGTTATGGGACTGTACAGCGCCGGCGGCGTTGTGGAATTTGATGGAAAAGAGATCCCTCTCAACAATCCGAGGAAGTGCCTGGATGCATCACTGGCTTTCGTTTCCGAGGACCGGAGAGGCGTAGGCCTGCTGCTTGACGAGACTCTGGAGTGGAATGTTGCGTTTACCGCCATGCAGATCCAGGGTAAGTTCTTAAAGCAGTATCTGGGCGGCCTTGTTTCCTGGAGAGACGAGAAGGCGATCCGCGAGATCACCCAAAAATACATTGACGAGCTTATGATAAAATGTACCAGCTCCCAGCAGAAAGCCAGGGAACTGTCCGGCGGTAACCAGCAGAAGATCTGTCTGGCGAAGGCCTTTGCTCTTGAACCGAAGTTTTTGTTTGTTTCCGAGCCGACGCGGGGAATCGACGTCGGGGCCAAATCACTGGTTTTGGACTCCCTTAAGAAGTTCAACAGAGAATCTGGCGTTACGGTTGTTATGATTTCGTCGGAACTGGAAGAACTGCGGACTACCTGTGACCGCATCGCGATCGTTTCCGGAGGTAAGATTGCCGGGATCCTGCCGGCTACCGAATCTTCGGAAGAGTTCGGCCTGCTGATGGTCAGCCAGGTTAAATAG
- a CDS encoding DUF3798 domain-containing protein, with translation MKKIFKSIVAVSMVAALAGCSSTTTPAPVTTAAPAADATTAAPADDAKDAEETEAPAADAAEAGDYHIGIVTGSVSQSEDDRRGAEAFQAQYGEDMVKLAIYPDNFTEELETTIQTIVNLSDDPLMKAIIVNQSVPGTTEAFRKIKESRPDILCIAGEGHEDLPEIGSAADLVCNNDFVARGYLIIRTAHELGCDTFVHISFPRHMAYETMSRRVAVMKEACKEFGMEFVLETAPDPTSDVGVAGAQAYILEKVPEWVDKYGTKAAYFCTNDAHTEPLLKQLLEYGGYFIEADLPSPLMGYPGALGIDLTAEAGDFEKILAKVESSINERGGADHFGTWAYSYGYTTTAGLAQHAMNVLNGESELDDIDDIAKAYQVYSPKAEWNGSNYTNVETGVKLDNVFLVYQDTYIMGDPGHFMGSTKIEVPEKYFTIK, from the coding sequence ATGAAGAAAATTTTTAAAAGCATAGTTGCAGTGAGTATGGTCGCTGCACTGGCTGGGTGTAGCAGTACTACTACACCAGCACCTGTAACCACCGCAGCTCCGGCAGCAGACGCGACTACCGCAGCTCCGGCTGACGATGCAAAGGACGCTGAAGAGACTGAGGCTCCGGCAGCTGACGCTGCAGAGGCAGGGGATTATCACATCGGTATCGTAACCGGTTCTGTTTCCCAGTCCGAGGATGACCGCCGCGGCGCTGAGGCTTTCCAGGCTCAGTACGGCGAGGATATGGTCAAGCTGGCTATCTACCCGGATAACTTTACCGAGGAGTTAGAGACCACCATCCAGACAATCGTAAACCTTTCCGATGACCCGCTGATGAAGGCGATCATCGTTAACCAGTCTGTACCGGGAACCACCGAGGCTTTCCGTAAGATCAAAGAGAGCCGCCCGGACATCTTATGTATCGCCGGTGAGGGCCATGAGGACCTTCCGGAGATCGGAAGCGCAGCTGACTTAGTCTGCAACAACGACTTCGTAGCACGTGGCTACCTGATCATCCGCACCGCTCACGAGCTGGGCTGCGATACTTTTGTACATATTTCCTTCCCGCGCCATATGGCTTATGAGACCATGAGCCGCCGTGTTGCTGTTATGAAGGAAGCCTGCAAGGAGTTTGGCATGGAGTTCGTTCTTGAGACTGCTCCCGACCCGACCTCTGACGTAGGTGTTGCCGGAGCTCAGGCTTATATCCTTGAGAAGGTTCCGGAGTGGGTTGACAAGTACGGCACCAAGGCTGCTTACTTCTGTACCAACGATGCTCATACCGAGCCGCTGTTAAAGCAGCTTCTTGAGTATGGCGGTTACTTCATCGAGGCTGACCTTCCGTCTCCGTTAATGGGTTATCCGGGAGCACTGGGTATCGACCTGACCGCAGAGGCAGGCGATTTCGAGAAGATCCTTGCTAAGGTTGAGTCTTCCATCAACGAAAGAGGCGGCGCAGATCACTTTGGTACATGGGCATACTCCTATGGCTACACGACCACAGCCGGACTGGCACAGCACGCTATGAACGTTTTGAACGGCGAGAGCGAGCTGGATGATATCGACGATATCGCGAAAGCATATCAGGTATATTCTCCGAAGGCTGAGTGGAATGGTTCCAACTACACCAACGTAGAGACCGGCGTTAAGTTAGACAACGTGTTCCTGGTATATCAGGATACCTATATCATGGGCGATCCTGGCCACTTCATGGGTTCCACAAAGATCGAGGTTCCTGAGAAATACTTTACCATTAAGTAA